One window of the Bacillota bacterium genome contains the following:
- a CDS encoding sugar phosphate isomerase/epimerase yields the protein MIGVVGLGFTSVTFSRFLAIAQELGCDGFELCTIPGAHRGTLDLTEGTKRAQAKEQIEAAGLRVLSVAGYNDFSLPANHQREVAQLEYYIQLAREFDCRLVRVFAGDGTDPDLFAHVKAGFQRAVALAEEQDVVLALENHGHQFNDGGLICRLLEEIDSPYLRATLDTGNFFWAGHSVETGHRFARQVCSYAANVHLKDFVYGPDGSVQFVPLGEGLVDLPGIIGELKAVGYQGPYLSEYEGFGDPRKVTVDADLLKERSAQCLEYLRSIL from the coding sequence ATGATCGGTGTCGTTGGCCTAGGTTTTACCAGTGTAACCTTTTCCCGTTTCCTGGCCATCGCCCAGGAATTGGGTTGTGACGGTTTTGAATTGTGTACCATCCCCGGGGCCCATCGGGGTACCCTGGACTTGACCGAGGGGACGAAGCGCGCCCAGGCGAAGGAGCAGATTGAGGCGGCAGGACTTAGGGTCCTCTCGGTGGCCGGCTACAACGATTTTTCCCTCCCGGCGAATCACCAAAGGGAGGTCGCCCAGCTCGAGTATTATATCCAGCTAGCCCGGGAATTTGATTGTCGCTTGGTCCGGGTCTTTGCCGGGGATGGGACCGACCCTGATCTTTTTGCCCACGTGAAGGCCGGTTTCCAAAGGGCCGTGGCCCTGGCAGAAGAACAAGATGTGGTGCTAGCTTTGGAGAATCACGGTCATCAGTTCAACGATGGTGGGCTTATCTGCCGGCTTTTGGAGGAGATTGACTCTCCCTATCTGCGGGCCACATTGGATACGGGCAATTTCTTTTGGGCTGGGCATTCGGTGGAAACGGGGCATCGGTTTGCAAGACAGGTTTGCTCCTATGCGGCCAATGTCCATCTAAAGGACTTTGTCTACGGCCCCGACGGCTCAGTGCAATTTGTCCCCCTCGGGGAGGGACTGGTGGATTTGCCGGGGATCATTGGAGAACTAAAGGCTGTTGGTTACCAAGGGCCTTACTTGAGTGAGTACGAAGGATTTGGGGACCCCCGTAAGGTTACCGTGGATGCGGACCTCCTTAAAGAGCGGTCGGCCCAGTGTTTGGAATACCTGCGGAGCATCCTCTAG